The following is a genomic window from Paenibacillus sp..
TCCCTTCGTACCTAAGTTTATAATTTGAGCAGCAGCACGCCGGCGACCATCAGGCCGATGCCGAGGAAGTGAGGCAGCCGCATGCGCTGCTTCGGGATGCCGAACCATCCGCGTCCTTCGATGAAAAACGTGACGCACAGCTGGGCGATGAGCACCGCCGCGACCGAAAGCGTCAAACCCACGTGGTTGATGGCGGTGACGTTGCCGAAGATAACGATCGCCGCAAGCGCCCCGCCGGAGAGGTACGCCGGGCGCACCTGATTCAATGCCCGCCACTGGCCGTCGCGCACGATCAAGTATACGAGCAGCGCGGCGACGAATCCGGTGAGCTGCGTGAGCGACGCGGCCTGCCATGTTCCGATATCCCGGCCGATCCGGGCGTTGGCCGCCCCCTGCAGCGCGATGAACGCGCCGCCCATAATGGCGAATATCCAACCTTTCATCCCTTTAACCGCTCCTTCGTCTTTTCAGTCTTCCCCTATTAAA
Proteins encoded in this region:
- a CDS encoding DMT family transporter is translated as MKGWIFAIMGGAFIALQGAANARIGRDIGTWQAASLTQLTGFVAALLVYLIVRDGQWRALNQVRPAYLSGGALAAIVIFGNVTAINHVGLTLSVAAVLIAQLCVTFFIEGRGWFGIPKQRMRLPHFLGIGLMVAGVLLLKL